Within Gemmatimonadota bacterium, the genomic segment CCGGCCCCTCCCACCCCGGCCTTCTGAACTTGCCCGACCTGCCGCCTTCCTTCTCCACCAGCAGGATGGAGGCGATCTCCATGGTCCGGTCCACGGCCTTGCACATGTCGTAGAGGGTCAGGGCGGCCACGGAGACGGCCGTCAGGGCCTCCATTTCCACGCCGGTCCTGCCGGACGCGACGGCCGTGGCCAGGAGTCCGATCCTGCCCGCGTCCTCGTTCAGGGTGATGTCGATCTCCACGTGGGTCAGCGGGATGGGATGGCACATGGGGATGAGGTCGCCCGTCCGCTTGGCCGCCGAGATGCCCGCGATCTTCGCCGTGGTCAGCACGTCGCCCTTGCCCATCTCGTCGGCGGAGATCTTCCGGATCGTATCCGTCGCGGATCGGACTTCCCCGTAGGCCACAGCGCGCCTTTCCGTCACCGGTTTTTCCGTCACGTCCACCATGCGGACGCGTCCTTTTTCATCGAGGTGCGAGAGGTCCATAATCACTCCGTTTCAAGGCGTTTCTCAACAGGACGGACAGGGGCAGGGCCACCACGACCGCCACGCCGCCCTGAACCAGGTTGCCCGGTATCTCCGTCAGCGCGGCGATGCCGCCGAACAGGACCGATCCGGCCAGGTAGTAACCGGTAACCATCCAGGCGCCGCCCACCAGCACGGCTGCGAAGGCCGCGATCCGGCCCGGATGGCGACCGCCCCGGATGCCCCCAGCATCCGATGTGCCCCGTCCGCCCTGGTCGTCCAGTCCGCCCTCGGTGTCCCGACCGCCCCGCACGCCCCAGAACGCGATTGTTCCGACCAGGATCCCTTCGATCCCCTTGATGACGAGCGTCCAGGGCGCCCAGATGAAGTAGCCGCCCAGTGCGTCGGCCAGGGCGGAACCGACCCCGCCCGCGAGACCGCCGATGCGCCATCCGAAGACGAGGGCGAGGGTGAACAGCAGCCCGTCGCCGAGATTGATGTATCCCTGCGTGGCCGGATTGGGGATGCGTATGACAAAGGTCGCCAGCGTCACGAGCGCGATCGAGAGCGCGGCCAGCGTCAACCTGCGTACCGGAACAGCGGCCATATCAGGCACCTATCCTTGCCATTGGTACAGCATCAGGTACACCAGCACGCCGGTGACGGACACGTACAGCCAGATCGGCAGGGTCCACCGTGCCAGTGGCGCGTGGCGTTCGAAACGCCCCTTCAGCGCGTGGCGCAGCGTCAGCACGACCATGGGCACGATGGCCGTGGCCAGGATCGTGTGGCTGATGAGGATGGTGAAATAGACGTAACGTGTCCATCCCTCGCCGGTGAAGGGCGTGCTTCCGTGGTTGAAGTGGTAAATCAGATAGGTGGTGAGGAACAGAACAGACGCCGCGACCGCGCCCAGCATGCACGTCCTGTGCGCGGCGATGTTCCGTTTCCTGATGTTGATGTAGCCCGCGACCAGGAAAGCCGCGCTGGTCGAGTTCAGACAGGCGTTCACCAGGGGCAGGTCTGTGATCTCCAGCATGCGTTACACCTTGTCATAGGCCATCACGGAGAACTGGACCAGCAGGAACACCAGCGACGCAAAAAACAGGTTCCTTGCCGACGCCTGGGTCCGGGTCACGGTCAGGTGGATGGCGAAAGCGAGCAGTCCCAGTCCGGCCGCGAAAGCCGCGTAGAAATAGACGACCCCCGAGATGCCCAGTATGGTCGGGACCAGGCTGAAGGCGGTCAGGGCCAGGCAGTTGATCAGGATCTGCACGCTCGTGAACCGGCCGTCGGGATCGACTGCGGGCAGCAGCTGAAACCCGGCGCGGGCGTAGTCTTCGCGGAAGAGCCAGGCCAGCGCGAGGGCGTGGGGCATCTGCCAGAGAAAGAGGATGGCGAACAGGACGCCGGCCTCCAGCCCCAGTTCGTTTCGGGCGGCCGCCCAACCGGTCACCGGGGGCAACGCGCCCGGGACGGCGCCGAACACGGTCGACAGCGTAGTCCGGTGCTTGAGCGGCGTATAGAGAAACAGGTAGGTGACGGTGATCAGCGCGGTGACCGCGCAGCTCAGGACGTTGACCACCAGCGCCAGGTACAACAGGCCCGCCACCGTGATGGCCACGCCGAACCCGAGCGCCTGCGCGGGCCGCAACTTCCCGGCGGG encodes:
- the moaC gene encoding cyclic pyranopterin monophosphate synthase MoaC, translating into MDLSHLDEKGRVRMVDVTEKPVTERRAVAYGEVRSATDTIRKISADEMGKGDVLTTAKIAGISAAKRTGDLIPMCHPIPLTHVEIDITLNEDAGRIGLLATAVASGRTGVEMEALTAVSVAALTLYDMCKAVDRTMEIASILLVEKEGGRSGKFRRPGWEGP
- a CDS encoding ECF transporter S component, with amino-acid sequence MAAVPVRRLTLAALSIALVTLATFVIRIPNPATQGYINLGDGLLFTLALVFGWRIGGLAGGVGSALADALGGYFIWAPWTLVIKGIEGILVGTIAFWGVRGGRDTEGGLDDQGGRGTSDAGGIRGGRHPGRIAAFAAVLVGGAWMVTGYYLAGSVLFGGIAALTEIPGNLVQGGVAVVVALPLSVLLRNALKRSDYGPLAPR
- a CDS encoding DUF420 domain-containing protein, with product MLEITDLPLVNACLNSTSAAFLVAGYINIRKRNIAAHRTCMLGAVAASVLFLTTYLIYHFNHGSTPFTGEGWTRYVYFTILISHTILATAIVPMVVLTLRHALKGRFERHAPLARWTLPIWLYVSVTGVLVYLMLYQWQG
- the cyoE gene encoding protoheme IX farnesyltransferase, whose product is MKDFIALTKPGLVIMLVLTTCVGFYLGSDGPVDWLRLLHTLAGTALAAGGTLALNQFMERDRDAMMRRTRKRPLPAGKLRPAQALGFGVAITVAGLLYLALVVNVLSCAVTALITVTYLFLYTPLKHRTTLSTVFGAVPGALPPVTGWAAARNELGLEAGVLFAILFLWQMPHALALAWLFREDYARAGFQLLPAVDPDGRFTSVQILINCLALTAFSLVPTILGISGVVYFYAAFAAGLGLLAFAIHLTVTRTQASARNLFFASLVFLLVQFSVMAYDKV